In the Gymnodinialimonas sp. 202GB13-11 genome, one interval contains:
- a CDS encoding ABC-F family ATP-binding cassette domain-containing protein yields MLRIDDISYSVAGRPLLEGASASIPTGHKVGIVGRNGTGKTTLFRLMRGELSLDTGSITLPSGAKIGGVAQEVPSSETSLIDTVLEADTERAALLAEDPTDPARIAEVQERLTAIDAWGAEARAASILKGLGFTHAEQQMPCSAFSGGWRMRVALAGVLFAQPDLLLLDEPTNYLDLEGALWLEAYLAKYPHTVLVISHDRGLLNRAVGHILHLNDRQLTLYTGGYDTFAKTRAERRAVQAAAAKKQEAQRAHLQSFVDRFKAKASKAKQAQSRVKMLERMETIRAPEDAARTVFTFPEPEELSPPIVNMDGTAVGYTDTPVLKRLNLRLDQDDRIALLGRNGEGKSTLSKLLAGKLKAMDGRITSSSKLRIGYFAQHQVDELHLDETPLDHIRRERPDEAPPRLRARLASFGLGADQAETLVAKLSGGQKARLSLLLATLDAPHLLILDEPTNHLDIESREALVEALTAYSGAVVLVSHDMRLLSLVADRLWLVKDGHVAPYEHDLETYRASLLNTAPPKEKAPKPKKKVSQADIKDLKSEVKRAEARVAKIEEMRDKLATKLADPALYEEENADSLQVWQAKYAEVMEGLDRAEALWVKAEEKLEKASAT; encoded by the coding sequence ATGCTGCGCATTGATGACATAAGTTATTCCGTCGCCGGACGCCCTTTGTTGGAGGGGGCCTCTGCCTCCATCCCCACGGGCCACAAGGTGGGCATCGTTGGTCGCAACGGCACGGGCAAAACCACGCTTTTCCGGCTGATGCGCGGTGAATTGAGCCTTGATACGGGCTCGATCACCCTGCCGTCGGGCGCGAAGATCGGCGGTGTCGCGCAGGAAGTCCCATCGTCCGAGACATCGCTGATCGACACCGTGCTGGAGGCGGATACCGAACGCGCGGCCCTTCTGGCGGAAGACCCGACTGACCCAGCCCGCATCGCCGAGGTACAGGAGCGTCTCACCGCGATTGACGCCTGGGGCGCGGAAGCCCGCGCGGCCTCCATCCTGAAAGGCTTGGGCTTCACCCATGCCGAGCAGCAAATGCCCTGTTCGGCCTTTTCTGGCGGCTGGCGGATGCGCGTGGCGCTTGCAGGCGTGTTGTTTGCACAGCCTGACCTGCTGCTTTTGGACGAACCGACCAACTACCTCGACTTGGAAGGCGCGCTCTGGCTCGAAGCCTACCTCGCCAAATACCCGCATACAGTGCTGGTTATCTCCCACGATCGCGGCCTTCTGAACCGCGCCGTCGGGCATATCCTGCACCTCAATGACCGGCAGCTGACGCTTTATACCGGCGGCTATGACACCTTCGCCAAAACGCGGGCCGAGCGTCGCGCCGTGCAGGCCGCCGCCGCCAAGAAACAGGAAGCGCAGCGCGCGCACCTGCAAAGCTTCGTGGACCGTTTCAAGGCCAAAGCCTCAAAGGCGAAGCAAGCCCAATCCCGCGTGAAGATGCTTGAGCGGATGGAGACAATCCGCGCGCCGGAGGATGCTGCACGCACCGTATTCACTTTTCCTGAACCCGAAGAACTCAGCCCACCCATCGTGAACATGGACGGCACGGCCGTCGGCTATACCGACACGCCTGTTTTGAAGCGTCTCAACCTGCGCCTCGATCAAGATGACCGCATTGCCCTTCTAGGCCGAAACGGCGAAGGAAAGTCTACGCTTTCCAAGCTGTTGGCGGGCAAACTGAAGGCCATGGACGGGCGCATCACAAGCTCCTCCAAACTGCGCATCGGGTATTTCGCACAGCATCAGGTGGATGAGCTTCACCTCGATGAAACGCCGCTGGACCATATCCGCCGGGAACGCCCCGATGAAGCGCCGCCACGTCTGCGCGCGCGCCTTGCCTCCTTCGGGCTTGGTGCGGATCAGGCGGAAACGCTGGTGGCCAAGCTTTCCGGTGGGCAAAAAGCGCGACTGTCGCTGCTGCTGGCCACCCTAGATGCGCCCCATTTGCTGATCCTTGATGAACCCACAAACCACTTGGATATTGAAAGCCGGGAGGCTCTGGTCGAAGCACTGACAGCCTATTCAGGTGCGGTCGTGCTCGTGTCGCATGACATGCGTCTGCTCAGCCTCGTGGCAGACCGCCTTTGGCTTGTGAAAGATGGCCATGTCGCCCCGTATGAGCATGATCTTGAAACCTACCGAGCCTCGCTTCTGAATACCGCGCCGCCCAAGGAAAAGGCCCCCAAGCCCAAGAAAAAGGTCAGCCAAGCGGACATCAAGGACCTCAAGTCTGAGGTTAAACGTGCGGAGGCGCGTGTCGCCAAGATTGAAGAAATGCGCGATAAACTGGCCACCAAACTCGCCGATCCTGCGCTCTACGAAGAAGAAAACGCGGATAGCCTTCAGGTTTGGCAGGCGAAATATGCCGAAGTGATGGAAGGGCTCGACCGGGCGGAAGCGCTTTGGGTGAAGGCCGAAGAAAAGCTTGAAAAGGCGTCGGCCACCTGA
- a CDS encoding MarC family protein encodes MDLSLYIPAFVTLFVVIDPIGLTPLFVALTQGMTAKQRRIIAIRSVGVAFGILLLFGLAGEAVLNFLGISMPAFRMAGGILLFLTALDMLFERRTQRRQDQADNAQAEETHDDPSVFPLAIPLIGGPGAIASMILLTGQEVGALHVAAVHGVMLLVLLIVLALFLLAAPLERLLGPTGITVVTRLLGMLLAALSVQFVIDGLKDLQVI; translated from the coding sequence ATGGACCTCAGCCTCTATATCCCCGCTTTCGTCACGTTGTTCGTGGTAATCGACCCGATTGGTCTGACGCCTCTGTTCGTGGCGCTCACTCAAGGCATGACAGCGAAGCAAAGGCGGATCATCGCGATCCGCTCGGTCGGCGTGGCGTTCGGCATCCTGTTGCTTTTCGGACTGGCGGGTGAGGCGGTGCTGAACTTTCTCGGCATCTCCATGCCCGCTTTCCGCATGGCAGGCGGTATCCTTCTGTTTCTGACCGCCCTCGACATGCTGTTTGAGCGGCGCACCCAGCGCCGTCAGGATCAGGCGGACAACGCGCAGGCTGAAGAAACCCATGATGACCCATCCGTTTTCCCCCTCGCCATCCCGCTGATCGGTGGCCCCGGCGCCATCGCCTCCATGATCCTGCTCACCGGACAGGAAGTCGGAGCGCTTCATGTCGCAGCCGTTCACGGCGTGATGCTGCTTGTGCTGCTGATCGTGCTGGCCCTGTTCCTGCTCGCCGCCCCTCTGGAACGGCTGCTTGGCCCCACGGGCATCACCGTCGTCACGCGCCTTCTCGGGATGCTATTGGCAGCCCTTTCAGTGCAATTCGTCATCGACGGATTGAAAGACCTGCAAGTCATCTGA
- a CDS encoding TIGR02281 family clan AA aspartic protease, with protein MDMVTGNLIYLVVLLVGLVGFTLINRRPNFSQMGKALALWGVIFMTILVGVLLWNDLRGQIQPQQVVLTEGVVTVPRASDGHFYLTLEVNGTPTRFVVDTGATAIVLTRADAEAAGVDTANLVFSGRANTANGTVETAPVRLDTLALGGSLDTGVRAVVNNGEMDESLLGMSYLSRFSRLEIANGQLVLER; from the coding sequence ATGGACATGGTCACTGGAAATCTCATTTACCTCGTAGTGCTGCTGGTGGGTCTGGTCGGATTCACCCTGATCAATCGACGTCCGAATTTCAGCCAGATGGGCAAAGCCCTTGCGCTGTGGGGCGTGATTTTCATGACTATCCTCGTGGGCGTTCTGCTGTGGAACGACCTGCGCGGCCAGATCCAGCCGCAGCAAGTGGTCCTGACAGAAGGCGTTGTGACCGTGCCCCGCGCGTCAGACGGCCATTTCTATCTGACGCTGGAGGTCAACGGCACCCCAACCCGGTTCGTTGTCGACACCGGTGCGACCGCCATCGTCTTGACCCGTGCTGACGCCGAGGCCGCCGGCGTTGATACTGCAAACCTCGTGTTTTCGGGGCGCGCGAACACGGCCAACGGCACGGTCGAGACTGCGCCAGTCCGCCTCGACACGCTGGCCTTGGGCGGGAGCCTTGATACCGGCGTGCGCGCAGTTGTGAACAATGGCGAGATGGACGAAAGCCTGTTGGGGATGAGTTACCTCAGCCGGTTCTCGCGGCTGGAAATCGCGAACGGTCAGTTGGTTTTGGAACGCTAG
- a CDS encoding DNA polymerase III subunit chi, whose product MGEAYFYHLTRAPLEVTLATLLGKSLQAGWQIAVRGRTDAMLERLDEQLWLRPEDGFLPHGRAGGPHDAAQPVLLTKDQAVNDPTCLVSVEGAGVTADEVSQMARVMVLFDGHDDAAVQTAREQWKALTGAGVAAKYWSEESGRWEMKAESGGA is encoded by the coding sequence ATGGGTGAGGCGTATTTCTATCACCTGACGCGGGCGCCGCTTGAGGTGACCCTTGCAACCTTGCTTGGAAAGTCGCTGCAGGCCGGATGGCAAATCGCCGTCCGGGGGCGCACCGATGCCATGTTGGAGCGGTTGGACGAGCAGCTTTGGCTACGTCCTGAGGATGGGTTTCTGCCCCATGGCCGTGCAGGTGGCCCGCATGATGCCGCGCAGCCGGTTCTGTTGACCAAAGATCAGGCGGTCAATGATCCGACTTGTCTGGTCTCCGTCGAAGGGGCGGGCGTAACGGCAGATGAGGTCAGCCAGATGGCGCGTGTTATGGTGTTGTTCGATGGCCATGATGATGCGGCTGTGCAAACGGCGCGTGAGCAGTGGAAAGCGCTGACGGGCGCGGGCGTGGCCGCAAAATACTGGTCCGAGGAGTCCGGGCGGTGGGAGATGAAAGCGGAAAGCGGTGGCGCCTGA
- a CDS encoding leucyl aminopeptidase, producing MTNPIAIDFVETDLDALAGAEGMLAILVTPDGKLDPAGRRVNRLTKQAVARLVESERWEKVKAGEGFTMGFPAGLAAKALLVVKLDRRPSVEDARRAGASLAKFKGKGALTVCVGALNKVGDLTLGLALRGYEFTDHKTGDKEASDGATILCSKPEEAAEAGKTAMAVAEGVFFTRDLVNEPANVLTTQEFADRLEAMKKIGLKVEVLDEPALEKLGMHSLLGVGVGSESPSKVVVMEWNGGGDEAPLALVGKGVVFDTGGISLKPAGGMEDMTMDMGGAGVVSGVMKTLALRGAKANVVGLVGLVENMPDGRAQRPGDVVKSMKGDTIEVINTDAEGRLVLCDVMWYAQERFKPTGMIDLATLTGAIIIGLGHENAGVFSNNDAICGAFLKAAEAESEGAWRMPLGKAYDDMLKSRIADMKNVGGRAAGSITAAQFLQRFVKEETPWIHLDIAGTASVKSDTMLAPKGATGWGVMALDRLVRDGYEVA from the coding sequence ATGACCAACCCGATCGCCATAGATTTCGTTGAAACCGATCTTGATGCGCTGGCAGGCGCGGAGGGGATGCTGGCGATTCTGGTAACGCCCGACGGCAAGCTTGATCCTGCGGGGCGGCGAGTGAACCGTTTGACCAAGCAAGCGGTGGCGCGGCTGGTTGAAAGCGAGCGCTGGGAAAAAGTGAAGGCGGGTGAGGGGTTTACCATGGGCTTCCCGGCAGGGCTCGCCGCCAAGGCGCTGTTGGTCGTGAAGCTGGATCGTCGGCCGAGCGTGGAAGATGCGCGGCGGGCCGGTGCATCGCTGGCGAAGTTCAAAGGCAAAGGCGCGCTGACGGTTTGCGTGGGTGCGCTGAACAAGGTGGGCGACCTTACACTGGGGCTTGCACTGCGCGGATATGAATTCACCGATCACAAGACTGGCGATAAAGAAGCCTCGGATGGCGCGACGATCCTGTGTTCCAAGCCGGAGGAAGCCGCAGAGGCTGGCAAGACTGCAATGGCTGTGGCCGAAGGCGTGTTTTTCACCCGCGATCTTGTCAACGAACCTGCTAACGTTCTGACAACACAAGAGTTTGCAGACCGGTTGGAGGCGATGAAAAAGATCGGCCTCAAGGTCGAGGTTCTGGATGAACCGGCGCTGGAAAAGCTCGGGATGCATTCACTACTGGGTGTGGGCGTTGGCTCGGAAAGCCCGTCGAAGGTCGTTGTGATGGAGTGGAACGGCGGCGGCGATGAGGCGCCGCTTGCGCTGGTCGGTAAGGGAGTCGTGTTCGACACCGGCGGCATCAGCCTGAAGCCTGCGGGCGGCATGGAAGACATGACCATGGATATGGGTGGAGCGGGCGTGGTCTCGGGCGTGATGAAAACGTTGGCGCTGCGCGGCGCGAAAGCCAACGTCGTGGGCCTTGTCGGATTGGTGGAGAACATGCCCGATGGTCGCGCGCAACGTCCTGGCGATGTTGTGAAATCCATGAAGGGCGACACGATCGAGGTTATTAACACCGACGCCGAAGGCCGCCTCGTTCTGTGTGACGTGATGTGGTATGCGCAGGAGCGGTTCAAGCCGACTGGCATGATTGATCTGGCCACGTTGACCGGGGCGATCATCATTGGCCTTGGCCATGAAAACGCGGGCGTCTTCTCGAACAATGACGCGATTTGCGGTGCGTTCCTTAAAGCGGCGGAGGCTGAGAGTGAGGGTGCATGGCGGATGCCGCTTGGGAAGGCCTATGACGACATGCTGAAAAGCCGGATCGCGGATATGAAGAATGTCGGCGGGCGTGCAGCGGGTTCGATCACCGCGGCACAGTTCCTGCAGCGTTTCGTGAAAGAGGAAACTCCCTGGATTCACCTTGATATTGCGGGCACGGCCAGCGTGAAATCCGACACGATGCTGGCCCCGAAAGGGGCAACAGGCTGGGGCGTGATGGCCTTGGATCGCTTGGTTCGGGATGGATATGAAGTCGCGTGA